A genomic region of Roseateles amylovorans contains the following coding sequences:
- the zapB gene encoding cell division protein ZapB translates to MSSINDLVDRVERLLVRHEELKRTNALLEQQVQSLGQERDSLRSRLAAARARVDALLDRLPLEATDTPSDTPTASQKSSA, encoded by the coding sequence ATGTCAAGCATCAACGACCTTGTCGATCGTGTGGAGCGCCTGCTGGTGCGCCATGAGGAGCTCAAGCGCACGAACGCCCTGCTGGAACAGCAGGTGCAGTCCCTCGGTCAGGAGCGCGACAGCCTGCGCTCGCGGCTGGCCGCAGCCCGTGCGCGCGTCGATGCGCTGCTGGACCGGCTGCCGCTCGAAGCCACGGACACCCCGTCTGACACCCCGACAGCCTCCCAGAAGAGCAGCGCATGA
- a CDS encoding cell division protein ZapA, whose amino-acid sequence MKQMEVTIMGQSYLLGCPEGGEAALAKAVGRVDKEMCAIRDAGRIKARERIAVLAALNLAFSLSDAAQAAGASVPHGAPGSLNGAQDGSHDGPMEGAALPDLDALMKRIDEALVQDGQLL is encoded by the coding sequence ATGAAACAGATGGAAGTCACGATCATGGGCCAGAGCTATCTGCTCGGATGCCCGGAGGGCGGCGAAGCGGCGTTGGCCAAGGCGGTGGGACGGGTCGACAAGGAGATGTGCGCCATCCGTGATGCCGGCCGGATCAAGGCCCGCGAGCGCATTGCGGTGCTGGCTGCGCTCAATCTGGCGTTTTCGCTGAGCGATGCGGCGCAAGCCGCTGGCGCCTCGGTGCCCCATGGCGCCCCCGGCTCGCTCAACGGCGCCCAAGATGGCTCCCATGACGGCCCCATGGAGGGTGCGGCCCTACCCGATCTTGACGCATTGATGAAACGCATCGATGAAGCCCTTGTCCAGGATGGGCAGTTGCTGTGA
- a CDS encoding EVE domain-containing protein, producing the protein MSSDTRSTKEASAQRQYWLMKSEPDEASIDHLKAAGTLPWTGVRNYQARNFMRDQMRLGDGVLFYHSSCPEPGIAGLAEVSSAAYPDATQFDATSPYHDPKSKPEAPRWLHVDVRFVRKTRLLSLADMKRDPALTEMRTLQPGNRLSITPVSPQEWAHLLQLLA; encoded by the coding sequence ATGAGCTCAGATACGCGGTCGACGAAAGAGGCCTCAGCCCAGCGTCAATACTGGCTGATGAAGTCCGAGCCCGATGAGGCCTCGATCGATCATCTGAAGGCGGCCGGCACCCTGCCCTGGACCGGCGTGCGCAACTACCAAGCGCGCAACTTCATGCGTGACCAGATGCGACTCGGAGACGGCGTGCTCTTCTATCACTCGTCCTGCCCCGAGCCCGGCATTGCAGGTTTGGCGGAAGTCAGCAGCGCGGCCTATCCGGACGCCACCCAGTTCGACGCCACCAGCCCCTACCACGACCCCAAATCCAAGCCTGAAGCCCCGCGCTGGCTGCATGTCGATGTCCGCTTCGTCCGCAAGACCCGGCTGCTCAGCTTGGCTGACATGAAGCGCGACCCTGCCCTGACCGAGATGCGCACCTTGCAACCCGGCAACCGGCTGTCGATCACCCCGGTCTCCCCGCAGGAGTGGGCCCATCTGCTGCAGTTGCTGGCCTGA